In one Lolium rigidum isolate FL_2022 chromosome 3, APGP_CSIRO_Lrig_0.1, whole genome shotgun sequence genomic region, the following are encoded:
- the LOC124697940 gene encoding organelle RRM domain-containing protein 2, mitochondrial-like yields the protein MALSSSSSALLRRLLGSTALPSSASSALRAAFCSSSSSGPSPTLPPASSIFGDDTEVTNVPPLTTPKLFVSGLSRLTTDDKLKSAFAPFGQLLEAKVITDRVSGRSKGFGFVRYASLEEAETARQGMNAKFLDGWVIFVDPAKPREQKPAPQPDSVSHTGFRTNKTVGWCG from the exons ATGGCCCTCTCTTCCTCTTCGTCCGCCctgctccgccgcctcctcggctCCACTGCCCttccgtcctccgcctcctccgcactACGCGCCGCCTTctgctcctcctcatcctcgggCCCCTCACCCACCCTGCCACCCGCGTCCTCCATCTTCGGCGACGATACCGAGGTCACCAACGTGCCGCCGCTCACCACCCCGAAGCTCTTCGTCAGCG GACTTTCAAGGCTAACTACGGATGACAAGCTTAAGAGCGCTTTCGCTCCCTTTGGGCAGCTCCTTGAAG CGAAAGTCATAACGGATAGAGTTTCTGGGAGATCAAAGGGCTTTGGTTTTGTGAGGTATGCCAGTTTAGAGGAAGCCGAGACGGCCCGGCAGGGGATGAACGCCAAGTTTCTGGACGGATGGGTCATATTTGTTGACCCTGCGAAGCCAAGGGAGCAGAAGCCTGCTCCTCAGCCAGATAGTGTCTCCCACACTGGCTTCAGAACTAATAAAACTGTAGGATGGTGTGGTTAG
- the LOC124702108 gene encoding THO complex subunit 4A-like isoform X2: protein MAETLDMTLDDIIKNNKKGNPSSGGAGSRRRGSASGGSGAAAAAAGGVGPNRRAFKRSGNRAAPYQPPKAPESAWQHDKFADVGARGGAGGRVSAIETGTKLFITNLDFGVSSEDIKELFSELGDLKRCSIHYDRSGRSKGTAEVIFARRGDANAALKKYNNVQLDGKPMKIEILGTNTPTAPAALPANNGNYARNVSRRYARLGPALFDVKC from the exons ATGGCGGAGACCCTCGACATGACCCTCGACGACATcatcaagaacaacaagaagggcAACCCCTCGTCCGGAGGCGCTGGCAGCCGCCGCCGCGGCTCCGCCTCTGGCGGCAgcggcgcggccgcggccgcggccggggGCGTCGGCCCCAACAGGCGCGCCTTCAAGAGGTCGGGGAACAGGGCGGCGCCCTACCAGCCGCCGAAG GCTCCGGAGTCGGCGTGGCAGCACGACAAGTTCGCGGACGTCGGGGcgagaggcggcgccggcgggagGGTCTCGGCTATCGAGACCGGAACCAAGCTCTTCATCACCAATTTGGACTTCGGCGTCTCGAGCGAGGACATCAAG GAGCTTTTCTCTGAGCTGGGTGATCTTAAGCGATGCTCCATTCATTATGACAGAAGTGGGAGGTCTAAG GGAACAGCTGAGGTTATATTTGCCAGGCGTGGAGATGCTAATGCAGCGTTGAAGAAATATAACAACGTGCAACTTGATGGAAAGCCTATGAAGATAGAGATACTTGGGACCAACACTCCTACAGCTCCAGCTGCACTTCCAGCCAATAACGGAAACTATGCTAGGAATGTTTCTAGGAGGTATGCTCGGTTGGGCCCAGCTC TATTTGATGTTAAATGTTAG
- the LOC124702108 gene encoding THO complex subunit 4A-like isoform X1, with amino-acid sequence MAETLDMTLDDIIKNNKKGNPSSGGAGSRRRGSASGGSGAAAAAAGGVGPNRRAFKRSGNRAAPYQPPKAPESAWQHDKFADVGARGGAGGRVSAIETGTKLFITNLDFGVSSEDIKELFSELGDLKRCSIHYDRSGRSKGTAEVIFARRGDANAALKKYNNVQLDGKPMKIEILGTNTPTAPAALPANNGNYARNVSRSAPRSAPAGLPQSRPRARGGRGRRGGGAGGSGSGGRRGKERNQPRSAEELDADLDNYHASASPMQT; translated from the exons ATGGCGGAGACCCTCGACATGACCCTCGACGACATcatcaagaacaacaagaagggcAACCCCTCGTCCGGAGGCGCTGGCAGCCGCCGCCGCGGCTCCGCCTCTGGCGGCAgcggcgcggccgcggccgcggccggggGCGTCGGCCCCAACAGGCGCGCCTTCAAGAGGTCGGGGAACAGGGCGGCGCCCTACCAGCCGCCGAAG GCTCCGGAGTCGGCGTGGCAGCACGACAAGTTCGCGGACGTCGGGGcgagaggcggcgccggcgggagGGTCTCGGCTATCGAGACCGGAACCAAGCTCTTCATCACCAATTTGGACTTCGGCGTCTCGAGCGAGGACATCAAG GAGCTTTTCTCTGAGCTGGGTGATCTTAAGCGATGCTCCATTCATTATGACAGAAGTGGGAGGTCTAAG GGAACAGCTGAGGTTATATTTGCCAGGCGTGGAGATGCTAATGCAGCGTTGAAGAAATATAACAACGTGCAACTTGATGGAAAGCCTATGAAGATAGAGATACTTGGGACCAACACTCCTACAGCTCCAGCTGCACTTCCAGCCAATAACGGAAACTATGCTAGGAATGTTTCTAGGAG CGCACCAAGGAGTGCCCCAGCTGGTTTGCCACAGAGTAGACCCCGTGCAAGGGGTGGAAGGGGTCGTCGTGGTGGCGGTGCTGGCGGCAGTGGATCTGGCGGTCGTCGTGGGAAAGAGCGTAATCAGCCAAGGTCTGCTGAAGAACTTGATGCTGACTTGGACAACTATCATGCAAGTGCGTCACCGATGCAGACCTAA